One genomic segment of Synergistales bacterium includes these proteins:
- a CDS encoding ArsA family ATPase, producing MKTIFFSGKGGVGKSTLASAVAWQLMEAGNRVLAVSFDPAHNLGDIFHTKLSHRKKRFKKTNLFLQETDLEQSANEYIEANMSLLNEVYSYMQPFNMDSYFNVLKYSPGVEEYAAITAMEKLFREEQENYDYIVIDTPPTGLTLRILALPKITVAWIDRLVKLRKQILEKRYTIHKLSGKYSEKGTKLAYEESEDTVMRKLLDMRERYQNVQNWLAGDKNSICVVFNPDYLSLRESQRLMTGVKDLNLPMHTVYHNKLDDPNSDIAQKVEQELLKGRPDVVVERVPNMAEPEPTCYIMDKNLIQSFQENT from the coding sequence ATGAAAACGATCTTTTTCAGCGGGAAAGGCGGGGTAGGCAAATCTACTTTAGCCTCAGCAGTTGCCTGGCAGTTGATGGAAGCGGGGAACCGTGTTTTAGCGGTCTCCTTTGATCCGGCCCACAATCTTGGCGACATTTTCCATACCAAACTCAGTCACCGTAAAAAACGGTTTAAGAAGACAAACCTTTTTTTACAGGAGACTGATCTAGAGCAATCTGCCAATGAATATATTGAGGCTAATATGTCCCTCTTGAATGAGGTGTACAGCTATATGCAGCCCTTTAATATGGACAGCTACTTTAATGTACTGAAATATTCACCGGGGGTAGAGGAGTACGCCGCTATTACCGCCATGGAAAAACTCTTTCGGGAAGAGCAGGAGAACTACGATTACATTGTGATAGATACTCCGCCCACCGGGCTTACCCTTAGAATCCTGGCTTTACCCAAAATAACAGTGGCCTGGATTGACCGTCTGGTAAAGCTCCGCAAACAAATCTTGGAAAAGCGTTACACCATTCACAAACTCAGCGGAAAGTACAGCGAGAAGGGCACCAAACTGGCTTACGAGGAGTCGGAGGACACGGTGATGCGGAAGCTGCTGGATATGCGGGAGCGGTATCAGAATGTGCAGAATTGGCTTGCGGGTGACAAAAACAGCATCTGTGTGGTGTTTAATCCCGACTATCTCTCGTTGCGGGAGTCCCAACGGCTTATGACCGGAGTAAAAGACCTTAATTTACCAATGCATACAGTCTACCACAATAAACTTGATGATCCGAACAGCGATATAGCACAAAAGGTAGAGCAGGAATTATTGAAGGGCCGGCCCGATGTAGTTGTCGAACGGGTGCCCAATATGGCAGAACCGGAACCTACCTGTTACATAATGGATAAAAACCTAATACAATCTTTTCAGGAGAACACTTAG